The Acidobacteriota bacterium genomic interval GTCGCAGGGCTCCTCGCGCTCGTGGCGCTCGCCGCCGCGTCGATCCCGGCCCTGAGGGCGTCGCGGATCGATCCCATGGCGACTCTTCGCGGCGAGTGAGCCGGCGCAGTCGTCACGATCATCACGAACCCGAATCGCCGAAGAGATCTCCCAGAGCGCGCTTCCCGATTTTTCGGATCTTGCGGGGCGCGGCGTTTCGTCGGATGATCCTCCCATGAAACGTCCCTCACGCTTTCGCTGTCTCGACTGCCGGGCGACCTTGAGCCTGTTCGGCGCGCTCCTCCACCTGCTCGTCTGCCCCGCGTACGGGCACTCGGCGTACGAGCCGGAGTAGGCCGGCCCCCCGGGAATCCCCGCCCCGCGCCGATTGACACCGCGCGCGTCGTAACCTCTACTGCCCGCCATGTGGCGACGGAGAGACTTCGTCCGCGCTGGGGCGATCTCGCTGGCAGCGCTCGCGCTCCCGCGCCAGGGGAAGGCCGAGGAGACGCTCCTCCAGCTCGGCGAGCACCCGCAGAATCTCGCGACGCCGATCCGGCATTTCGACTCACTCATCACCCCCACCCGCGTCTTCTTCATCCGCAGCCACCTCGGGCCTCCGGGGCTCGATCCCGATCGCAGGCTGCGGCTCGACGGTCTGGTCAGGAACCCCCTCGAGCTGCGCCTTCCCGATCTCGCGCGCTTCGAGCAGGTCTCGCTCACCTCTGTCCTGCAGTGCGCCGGGAACGGCCGCGGCTTGCAGACGCCGACCGTCCCCGGCGTGCAGTGGGTGCACGGCGCCATGGGGCAGGCCGAATGGCGCGGCGTCCGCCTCTCGGATCTCCTCCAAAAGGCGGGCGTCGCGGCCGCCCAATTTGGCGCGGCGCACGTGCGCCTCCTCGGCGCCGATCTCCCTCCGAAGCCGTCGGTCCCGCGGTTCATCCGGAGCCTTCCCCTCGACCGCGCGCTCGACCGCGAGACGCTCATCGCGACCCACATGAACGGCGAGCCCCTCACCCTCGCGCACGGAGCGCCGTTCCGCCTCGTCGTCCCCGGCTGGGCCGGCAACCACTGGGTGAAGTGGCTGACGCACCTCACGGTCCAGGAGAAGGAGGCGGAGGGGTTCTACTACCAGACGGCCTACCGCATGCCGAAGAGCCCCGTCGCTCCGGGGACGGCGGTCCCTCCGGATCAGATGATCCCCGTGACGACGATTCCCGTGAAGTCCGTCATCGCGCGCCCGGCCGGCGGCGGGACGACACCCCGGGGGCGGCAGGAGATCGCCGGCGTCGCCTTCTCGGGCGAGGGGGCGATCGCGTCGGTGGCGGTGAGCCTCGACGACGGCGCCACGTGGACGAGTGCCGCGCTCGAGGGGGAGCCGGGACGTGGGCGGTGGCAGGTCTTCAGGCACTTTTTCGACGCGAAGCCGGGAAGCTACCGCGCGGTCGCGCGCGCGACCGACGCGAAGGGAAACGTGCAGCCGCGCGAAGCGATCTGGAATCCGAGCGGCTACTTCTGGAACGGCTGGACCTCGGTGGACTTCACGGTGGCCGGATGAGGCGCCCGGGCGTCCTGGCCGTCGCCGCCGCCGTGGCCTGCGCGACGCTCGCCGCGCTCGCGATCGGCGCCGCCGCGCAAGATCCCTCGGGCGCGAGCGGAGCGGCCGCACCGGCTCCCGACGCCGCCCCGGCGATCGACGCCGCGACGGCGAAGACGCTCATCGCGGAGAACTGCTCGACGTGCCACGCGCGCGACATCGTGGACCAGCAGCGCCTCACGCAGGCCCAGTGGGGATCGGTGCTCAAGAAGATGAAGGGATGGGGGGCGACGATCGAGGCGGAGAAGCTCGAGCCCCTCGCGGCCCACCTCGCGGCGGCGCGGGGCCCGGCGGCTGCGCTGCCCGTGCTTCCAGTCATCACCGCGGCCGCGGCCGACGAGGCGCTCCGCCCCCTTCCCGACGGCACGTTCGCGGGCGGTGACGCCTCCGAGGGGAAACGGATCTTCGCGGAGGCGTGCTCGGCGTGCCACGGCGACGACGCGCACGGCGGAGAGATCGGGACGAACCTCGTCGACCGGCCGCTCCTCCGGCGCGCCCCCGAGTTCGCGAAGATCACGCGCGCGGGGAAGGGGGACATGCCGGCCTTCGAGCTGAAGGACGCCGAGATCGCCTCCCTCCTCGCGTGGCTCCGGAAGGTCGAGCCTTGAGGGGCCCGGCCCGGATTCCGCACCTCGCGATCGCGGCCCTCGCCCTCGCCGCGATCGCGGCGCCCGCCTGCCGGGGCGGCACCTCCGCGGCCGACGCACCGGGAGAGCAGACGCCCGCGGTGCCGGTCGTCGTGACGAGAGCGCGCCACGGCGATCTCCCCGTCTACCTCCGCGGCCTCGGGACGGTGACGGCCTACAACACCGTGACGATGCGAAGCCGGATCGACGGCGCGCTCCAGAAGGTCGCCTTCACCGAGGGGCATCTCGTCGCGGCGGGAGATCTCCTCGCGCAGATCGACCCCCGCCCCTACCAGGTCCAGCTCGAGCAGGCGGAGGGGCAGATGGCCCGGGACCAGGCGTCGCTCGCGAACGCGCGGCTGGATCTCGATCGGCTGCAGGCCCTCTTCGACCAGGGGACGATCGCGCGCCAGCAGCTCGACTCGGCGATCGCGGCGGCGGGGCAGTCCGAGGGGGCGGTGAAGGTCGATCAGGCGATGATCGACAACGCGCGCCTCCAGCTCGTCTACTGCCGCATCACCGCACCCATCGCCGGCCGCGTCGGGCTCAGGCTCGTCGACGCGGGGAACATGGTCCGGGCCAACGATCCGAACGGCCTCCTGGTGATCACCCAGATCGAGCCGATCGCCGTCGTCTTCACGATCCCCGAGGACGCCCTTCCCGCGCTGCTCCGGAGGCTCCGGGACGGAGCCGAGCTTCCCGTCGAGGCCTACGATCGCGACGGCTCCATGAAGATCGCGACGGGGCGCCTCCTCACGGTGGACAACCAGATCGACCCGGCCACGGGCACCTCGAAGCTGAAGGCCGTCTTCGACAACAGGGACGGCGCGCTCTTCCCGAACCAGTTCGTCAACGTGAAGCTCAGGCTCGACGTCGACGCGGGGGCGGTCATCGTCCCCGTCGTCTCGGTCCAGCGCGGGCCGAAGGGGGCGTTCGTCTACGTGGTCGGTGCGGGGAAGCTCGCCGAGGTCCGCCCCGTGACGCTCGGGCCGATGAGCGGCGCCGACGTCGTGATCCGGAGCGGCGTCGCCGAGGGGGACGCCGTCGTCGTGGACGGCATGGACAAGCTTCGCGCGGGGAGCCCCGTCCGCGAGGCAGCCTCCACCGAACGCGGCGCGAACGGGTAGAGCGCCCGCCCGATGAACCCGTCGCGAGCCTTCATCCTCCGGCCCGTCGCGACGACGCTCCTCATGGTCGCGATCCTCCTCGCGGGGGGCGTCGCATACCGCCAGCTCCCCGTCTCGGCGCTCCCCCAGGTCGACTACCCGACGATCGAGGTGATGACCTTCTACCCCGGCGCCTCGCCGGATGTCATGGCCTCGTCGGTGACGGCCCCCCTCGAGCGCCAGTTCGGCCAGATGCCCGGCCTCACGCAGATGACGTCGACCAGCTCGTCGGGGAGCTCCGTCGTCACGCTGCAGTTCGACCTCGCGCTCAACCTCGACGTCGCGGAGCAGGAGGTCCAGGCCGCCATCAACGCGGCGGGGACGTTCCTCCCGCGCGATCTCCCGAACCCGCCTATCTACGCCAAGACGAACCCCGCCGACGCCCCGATCCTCACCCTCGCCCTCACCTCGGAGACGCTGCCGCTCACGCGCGTGCACGACCTGGCCGACACGCGCCTCGCGCAGAAGCTCTCGCAGCTTCCCGGCGTGGGGCTGGTCTCGCTCAGCGGGGGGCAGAAACCGGCGGTGCGGATCCGGGTGAACCCGACGGCCCTCGCCTCGTACGGCCTCGGCCTCGAGGACCTCAGGTCGGCCCTCGCCGCCGCGAACGTCGACCAGGCGAAGGGGAGCTTCGACGGATCGAGGCAGGCCTACACGATCGGCGCGAACGACCAGATCATCGCGAGCGAGGGGTACCGCCCGCTGATCGTCGCCTACCGCCGGGGCGCCCCCGTGAGGCTCTCGGACGTCGCCGACGTGGAAGACGGCGCCGAGAACTCGCGGCAGGCGGCCTGGATGAACGCCTCCCCCGCCGTCCTCGTCAACATCCAGCGCCAGCCCGGGGCGAACATCATCAACGTCGCCGATCGGGTCAAGGCGATCCTCCCGCGCCTCGGCGCGACGCTGCCGTCGTCGGTGAAGGTCGCGATCGTCGCCGACCGCACCTCGACCATCCGCGCGTCGGTCCGGGACGTCGAGCTCACGCTCGTGCTGACGGTCGCCCTCGTCGTCATGGTCATGTTCCTCTTCCTCCGGAGCGTCCCGGCGACGCTCATCCCGAGCGTGGCGGTCCCCCTGTCGCTCGTCGGCACCTTCGGCGTGATGTACGTCCTGGGCTACAGCCTCGACAACCTCTCGCTCATGGCGCTCACCATCGCCACGGGGTTCGTGGTCGACGACGCCATCGTGATGATCGAGAACATCGCGCGCCTCATCGAAGGGGGGGAGGCCCCGCTCCAGGCCGCGCTCAAGGGGTCCGCGCAGATCGGGTTTACGATCGTCTCGCTCACCGTCTCGCTCATCGCCGTCCTCATCCCCCTTCTCTTCATGGGGGACGTCATCGGCCGGCTCTTCCGCGAGTTCGCCGTGACGCTGAGCGTGACGATTCTCGTCTCGGCGGTCGTCTCGCTGACGCTCACGCCGATGATGTGCGCGAGGCTTCTCCGCCGCGAGGAGCCATCCGGGCACGGCCGCCTCTTCCGCGCCTCCGAGTCGATCTACCAGCGGGTCGTCGACCTGTACGCCGCCACGCTCCGGTGGGTGCTGCACCACCGGCGCGCGACCGTGCTGGTCGCCGCCGCGACGCTCGTGGCGACGATCTGGCTGTACGTCGCCGTGCCGAAGGGGTTCTTTCCCGTCCAGGACACCGGCGCCATCCTCGGCGTCTCCGAGGCGCCGCAATCGACGTCGTTCGACGCCATGGCCGGGCTCCAGCAGGGGCTCGTCGGCGAGATCATGAAGGACCCTGCCGTCGAGAGCGTCACGTCGTTCATCGGCATCGACGGGATCAACACGACGCTCAACAGCGGCCGCATCCAGATCAACCTCCATCCGCTCGACTCCGGGCGCCCGGGCGCCCTGGAGGTGATCCGCCGACTCCAGGGGAGTCTCGCCGGCGTCCGCGGCATCACCCTCTTCATGCAGCCCGTGCAGGATCTCACGGTGGAGAACCGCGTCAGCCGGACGCAGTACCAGTACGCGATCGAGTGCGCCGACGGCGCCGAGCTCGCGACCTGGGCCCCGCGCCTCGTCGACCGGCTCTCCGCCCTTCCCGAGCTGCGGGACGTCGCGAGCGATCACCAGATCGCAGGCCTCGAGTCGCATGTGGTGATCGATCGGGACACGGCGTCGCGGCTGGGGGTGACGGCGCAGGCGGTGGACGAGACTCTCTACGACGCCTTCGGCCAGCGGCAGGTCTCCACCATGTACACGCAGGCGAACCAGTACCACGTCGTCATGGAGGTGGCCCCGCGCTTCAGGGAGAGCCCCGAGTCGCTCGGCTCGATCTACGTCCGCTCGGCCTCAGGGGCCCAGATCCCTTTGAGCGCCTTCACCCGCATCGAGCCGCGAAGCGCCCCTCTCGCCGTGAACCACCAGGGGCAGTTCCCCGCCGTCACGCTCTCGTTCAACCTCGCCCCGGGGCGCTCTCTGGGAGAGGCGGTCGCCGCCATCGAGAGGTCGGAGAGCGAGATTGGCCTTCCGGCCAGCGTGCAAGCCAGCTTCCAGGGGACCGCCCAGGCCTTCCAGGCCTCCCTCGCCAATGAGCCTTTGCTCATCCTCGCCGCCCTCATCACCGTGTACATCGTGCTGGGCGTTCTCTACGAGAGCTACATCCACCCCATCACGATCCTCTCGACGTTGCCGTCCGCGGGGGTCGGGGCGATCCTCGCCCTGCTCATCTGCCGCACCGACCTGAGCGTCATCGCGCTCATCGGGATCATCCTGCTGATAGGGATCGTGAAGAAGAACGCCATCATGATGATCGACTTCGCCCTCGACGCCGAGAGGGTGGACGGCAAGAGCCCGGAAGAGGCGATCTACGAGGCGTGCCTGTTGCGCTTCAGGCCCATCATGATGACCACGATGGCCGCCCTCCTCGGCGGGCTCCCCCTCGCCCTCGGCGGGGGGACGGGCGCGTGGCGAAGGGGAGGGGGGTGAGAGACGGAGCCGGGGCGCGGGGATCCGTCAGCGACTCGAAGAATTCGGCTCCAGGAGCGCGTCCCAGAGATTGACTCGCTATCGCGCCTCATTCTTGCCGACAGGAGCTCACAAAGCGGGCACGCCACCCCCCGACTTGCCTTTGGGCGCCTGAGGATCTAGGCTCCACCCACGGATCGCCATTGTTTCAGATTCTCTGTTGCACGATTGATCGAGAAGGAGAACCCGTCATGCGCCGACGCCTCCTCCGAATCCTGCTTCTGGCCGGAGCCCTACTTCTGGCACACCTTCCCGTCATGGCGACTTGCACGGACGGGACCGGGACATGCATGCGATGTTGCGCCGATGTCAGCGCGTTCTCATGCGTCAAGTCGCCGACGGGCGGAGTCGGTTGCGCATTAGGCCCGGGTGGTGGCAGCTGCACGCTGACGACTGCCTGCGGGGGAGGCGGCCTGCCGAAACCAAAGCTTCCGTACAAACCCAGCCCTCCCACCACGACGGGAGCCAGCTCCCCGAGCGTGGCGGTCGAGGCCGACTCGTCGCGCCGCGGAGTCTGAGCCCATGCCGGGCGTCGCGACCTTCTGCGCCGTCATTCTCGCCCTAATAGGCGGCGGTCCGACCATCTCCCATGCCGGTCGTTCGCGCGACGTCATCATCGCGCTCGTGGGGCCGGATGGATTGCCGGTCGTGGGCGCCAACATCCACGCCGGCACGAGCGACTCGGCGCCGGTGATTCGCGCCGATGCTCGCGGCCACGCCACGATCCCATTCCCTGTGGAGTCCGACGACCTTCCCGTGATCGTGTGCCCGCAATCCCCGCTCGCCCCTTCCCTTCTTGTCGTCAAGAGACCTTTTTCCGGCGATGCGCCGCCCGTGCGTGCGGGGATCACGGCGGGAGGAGGCGTGCGAACGCGGGTGCTCGCGGAGGGCGAGCCGGCGGCGGGAATCCGCGCGGGCGGAGTGCTCCATGCCGGCGAGAAGGACCTCGAGGCG includes:
- a CDS encoding cytochrome c, which encodes MRRPGVLAVAAAVACATLAALAIGAAAQDPSGASGAAAPAPDAAPAIDAATAKTLIAENCSTCHARDIVDQQRLTQAQWGSVLKKMKGWGATIEAEKLEPLAAHLAAARGPAAALPVLPVITAAAADEALRPLPDGTFAGGDASEGKRIFAEACSACHGDDAHGGEIGTNLVDRPLLRRAPEFAKITRAGKGDMPAFELKDAEIASLLAWLRKVEP
- a CDS encoding multidrug efflux RND transporter permease subunit; this translates as MNPSRAFILRPVATTLLMVAILLAGGVAYRQLPVSALPQVDYPTIEVMTFYPGASPDVMASSVTAPLERQFGQMPGLTQMTSTSSSGSSVVTLQFDLALNLDVAEQEVQAAINAAGTFLPRDLPNPPIYAKTNPADAPILTLALTSETLPLTRVHDLADTRLAQKLSQLPGVGLVSLSGGQKPAVRIRVNPTALASYGLGLEDLRSALAAANVDQAKGSFDGSRQAYTIGANDQIIASEGYRPLIVAYRRGAPVRLSDVADVEDGAENSRQAAWMNASPAVLVNIQRQPGANIINVADRVKAILPRLGATLPSSVKVAIVADRTSTIRASVRDVELTLVLTVALVVMVMFLFLRSVPATLIPSVAVPLSLVGTFGVMYVLGYSLDNLSLMALTIATGFVVDDAIVMIENIARLIEGGEAPLQAALKGSAQIGFTIVSLTVSLIAVLIPLLFMGDVIGRLFREFAVTLSVTILVSAVVSLTLTPMMCARLLRREEPSGHGRLFRASESIYQRVVDLYAATLRWVLHHRRATVLVAAATLVATIWLYVAVPKGFFPVQDTGAILGVSEAPQSTSFDAMAGLQQGLVGEIMKDPAVESVTSFIGIDGINTTLNSGRIQINLHPLDSGRPGALEVIRRLQGSLAGVRGITLFMQPVQDLTVENRVSRTQYQYAIECADGAELATWAPRLVDRLSALPELRDVASDHQIAGLESHVVIDRDTASRLGVTAQAVDETLYDAFGQRQVSTMYTQANQYHVVMEVAPRFRESPESLGSIYVRSASGAQIPLSAFTRIEPRSAPLAVNHQGQFPAVTLSFNLAPGRSLGEAVAAIERSESEIGLPASVQASFQGTAQAFQASLANEPLLILAALITVYIVLGVLYESYIHPITILSTLPSAGVGAILALLICRTDLSVIALIGIILLIGIVKKNAIMMIDFALDAERVDGKSPEEAIYEACLLRFRPIMMTTMAALLGGLPLALGGGTGAWRRGGG
- a CDS encoding sulfite oxidase, whose amino-acid sequence is MWRRRDFVRAGAISLAALALPRQGKAEETLLQLGEHPQNLATPIRHFDSLITPTRVFFIRSHLGPPGLDPDRRLRLDGLVRNPLELRLPDLARFEQVSLTSVLQCAGNGRGLQTPTVPGVQWVHGAMGQAEWRGVRLSDLLQKAGVAAAQFGAAHVRLLGADLPPKPSVPRFIRSLPLDRALDRETLIATHMNGEPLTLAHGAPFRLVVPGWAGNHWVKWLTHLTVQEKEAEGFYYQTAYRMPKSPVAPGTAVPPDQMIPVTTIPVKSVIARPAGGGTTPRGRQEIAGVAFSGEGAIASVAVSLDDGATWTSAALEGEPGRGRWQVFRHFFDAKPGSYRAVARATDAKGNVQPREAIWNPSGYFWNGWTSVDFTVAG
- a CDS encoding MdtA/MuxA family multidrug efflux RND transporter periplasmic adaptor subunit → MAPEGRALRGPARIPHLAIAALALAAIAAPACRGGTSAADAPGEQTPAVPVVVTRARHGDLPVYLRGLGTVTAYNTVTMRSRIDGALQKVAFTEGHLVAAGDLLAQIDPRPYQVQLEQAEGQMARDQASLANARLDLDRLQALFDQGTIARQQLDSAIAAAGQSEGAVKVDQAMIDNARLQLVYCRITAPIAGRVGLRLVDAGNMVRANDPNGLLVITQIEPIAVVFTIPEDALPALLRRLRDGAELPVEAYDRDGSMKIATGRLLTVDNQIDPATGTSKLKAVFDNRDGALFPNQFVNVKLRLDVDAGAVIVPVVSVQRGPKGAFVYVVGAGKLAEVRPVTLGPMSGADVVIRSGVAEGDAVVVDGMDKLRAGSPVREAASTERGANG